A single window of Dehalococcoidia bacterium DNA harbors:
- a CDS encoding DNA methyltransferase has translation MNYQDFLKTKIRKHASTGIDVTKSAIHRVLFEFQKDVVKWAVRKGRCAIFLDTGLGKTFVQLEWARLLGEKTLIIAPLSVARQTVREAQKIDIPVKYVREQSEIDSGQIFITNYEMISHFDIDTFGAVVLDESSILKAIGGKTRRYLTNVCQNVKYRMACTATPAPNGETEIGNHAEFLGVCTHSEMLGEFFVNANREHTYFDDNGNAFIRKGSNKGGQEWRLKHHAEERFFEWLSSWAVMMTKPSDLGYDDNGFLLPSLTIHRPSFVDADCIESAPTGQLFFTGLKGIADRASARRNTIEFRLEELHKLVNGNDEQWIVWCGLDQESTAAMQVCDGAIEVKGTQEPEFKAQAFEDFQDGKIRVLVTKVKIGGFGMNFQNAHNMVFFGTNDSWEEWYQAIRREWRFGQKYPVNVYVIMSSLSAEVWANVQRKDAMARRLRDGLINQIRKYEEGEIRAMEVQDNTYQTNTITGDGWTAMLGDSCEHLQELEDESVGLSVYSPPFEDLFTYSNSPRDLGNSRGSEEFFKHYEFIIRELLRVTKPGRLSCVHTSDIPAMASRDGFIGMKDFPGRVIKAHEDAGWVFFGRAFVQKNPRAQAIRTKAKGLLFVQIRKDTSDSRPAIADQVLIFKKPGDNETPIDPVSRGELDNETWIEWANGIWLGISESDTLQYQAARAEGDEKHICPLQLGTIERCIKLYSNPGEIVLTPFMGIGSEAYQALRFGRKAIGIELKPSYFDTAVKNLQSAEIKSRTPTLFDFMETVDNG, from the coding sequence ATGAACTATCAGGACTTTCTTAAAACAAAAATACGCAAACACGCCAGCACCGGCATCGACGTTACCAAATCAGCGATACATCGAGTATTGTTTGAATTCCAGAAAGACGTAGTGAAGTGGGCAGTCAGGAAAGGGCGCTGCGCCATTTTTCTTGACACCGGACTAGGAAAGACTTTCGTGCAACTGGAATGGGCGCGGCTGCTCGGAGAAAAGACGCTCATTATTGCACCGCTATCAGTCGCTCGTCAGACGGTACGCGAAGCACAGAAGATTGATATTCCAGTCAAGTACGTGCGCGAGCAATCTGAAATAGACTCCGGGCAAATCTTCATCACCAACTATGAAATGATAAGCCATTTCGATATTGATACGTTCGGCGCGGTAGTGCTGGATGAATCCAGTATCCTCAAGGCTATCGGTGGTAAGACGCGCCGCTATTTGACCAACGTATGCCAGAATGTAAAATACAGAATGGCCTGCACGGCGACTCCGGCTCCAAATGGCGAAACAGAAATCGGCAACCACGCCGAATTCCTGGGTGTCTGCACACACAGCGAAATGCTCGGAGAGTTCTTTGTCAATGCCAACCGCGAACATACCTATTTCGACGATAATGGCAACGCCTTCATCCGCAAGGGCAGTAATAAAGGCGGGCAGGAATGGCGACTCAAGCACCACGCTGAAGAACGCTTTTTTGAGTGGCTTTCCTCTTGGGCCGTGATGATGACCAAGCCAAGCGACCTCGGCTATGATGATAATGGCTTTCTATTACCCTCTCTCACTATTCACAGGCCGTCATTTGTCGATGCCGATTGTATTGAATCCGCACCCACCGGGCAGTTGTTCTTCACCGGATTAAAAGGCATCGCTGATCGGGCCTCCGCGCGACGTAATACCATAGAATTCAGACTCGAAGAACTGCACAAACTGGTGAACGGCAACGATGAACAGTGGATTGTATGGTGTGGGCTTGACCAGGAAAGCACCGCCGCCATGCAGGTATGTGACGGCGCGATTGAAGTAAAAGGGACACAAGAACCCGAATTCAAAGCGCAGGCCTTTGAGGACTTTCAAGACGGCAAGATTCGCGTTCTGGTCACAAAGGTTAAGATCGGCGGTTTCGGGATGAACTTCCAGAATGCACACAATATGGTCTTTTTCGGAACGAACGATTCCTGGGAGGAATGGTATCAGGCTATTCGACGTGAATGGCGCTTTGGGCAAAAATATCCGGTCAATGTTTATGTGATTATGTCAAGCCTATCTGCGGAAGTTTGGGCCAACGTACAGCGCAAAGATGCAATGGCCCGGAGATTGCGCGATGGCCTTATCAATCAAATCAGAAAATACGAGGAAGGAGAAATCAGAGCGATGGAAGTGCAAGACAACACCTACCAAACGAATACTATAACCGGCGACGGCTGGACGGCAATGCTTGGCGATAGTTGTGAACACCTGCAAGAACTGGAAGATGAATCAGTTGGGCTTTCAGTCTATTCGCCGCCATTCGAGGACTTGTTCACCTATTCAAATTCCCCGCGTGATCTCGGCAATAGTCGCGGCAGTGAGGAGTTCTTCAAGCATTATGAATTCATCATCCGTGAACTGTTGCGCGTTACCAAGCCGGGCCGCTTGTCTTGCGTGCATACCAGTGACATCCCGGCAATGGCTAGTCGTGACGGTTTCATCGGGATGAAGGACTTTCCTGGCCGCGTTATCAAAGCACACGAGGATGCCGGGTGGGTATTTTTCGGGCGTGCTTTTGTGCAAAAGAATCCACGAGCACAAGCCATCCGTACAAAGGCGAAAGGCTTGCTCTTTGTCCAGATTCGCAAGGACACCTCAGACAGCCGCCCGGCAATCGCTGACCAGGTGCTCATCTTCAAAAAGCCCGGAGACAACGAAACGCCCATTGACCCGGTATCACGCGGCGAACTGGATAACGAAACCTGGATAGAATGGGCCAATGGTATCTGGTTAGGTATCTCAGAATCTGACACGCTGCAATACCAGGCCGCCCGCGCTGAAGGCGACGAAAAACACATCTGCCCGTTACAGCTTGGCACAATCGAACGTTGCATCAAGCTATACTCGAATCCCGGAGAGATTGTATTGACGCCGTTTATGGGCATCGGCTCGGAGGCATACCAGGCGCTACGCTTTGGGCGCAAGGCTATCGGCATAGAATTGAAGCCGTCCTACTTCGATACGGCGGTAAAGAATCTGCAATCTGCTGAAATCAAAAGCCGCACGCCGACGTTGTTTGATTTTATGGAGACGGTGGACAATGGCTAA